The Anguilla rostrata isolate EN2019 chromosome 1, ASM1855537v3, whole genome shotgun sequence nucleotide sequence TTCTTCGATTCAACGCAATGACTTGCCACAGGCTCTTGATCAGCACCCTAAATTTAGGGTTtctgttaaatttatttaaagcaaaattCCTCCCAAACTGAGCGCCCCCATGTGATTCACACAGCTAAAACCATGTTCTTAATTTCTGCACTTCATAGCTGGATTTGTCACAAGAAATTGGGCCATCTATCCTTAAACTAAAGGATAacgtccttttttattttgaatttttgtgtgGAATTCCCCTTCAAAGATTGTTTGGAGTTTTACAAAACAGTTAAGACAGATGGAGTATGGTGCAATTACTTATTTGAATTTAGACACAGCCATAATTGAATACtttgtttatattatataatgaaTTGGGTATTCCATAGCTctgaaattacataaaatatatccACTTTCAATAACAATTCACTCTAACGAACACTCCAGAAAAAATCTGGGGAAAGGCCAATCTGTTTTAAACAGTGGACAAATGTGTCAACCCAGACTTTACAATAGGCTTCAGTGGTCTAAGCAGAGATAAAGTTTAAAGTTGGTAGTCAACTAGCTTTTATGATCTACAGATAAATGTTTTAGATGACAATTGCTTCTTTCTAAGTTGTCAATTACAGCTGAGGGTAAATGCACATGAAAAAACAGGCATTCATACAGTGTACCAGTCACCTTTCAGCTTTTTCCACCGTAAAACTGTCAGCAAAATCTCTCAATGGTGAAGTAATAGGACCATGACGTGCAAATGGTAGAGAGGACACTGAAATTCGACATTATTACACCACCTCCTGGACTGCGTTTTGTGCATTAAGAACTATGTAAGCTCATTCCCCTGCAGTCATCTTATAATTACTTGTGCACGGTTATCGTCGGGGCTGTCAGCATATAAAGAGGAAATTTGCTGGGATTAAAACAGGAACCACATGCATATTACACAATGAAACTGAGAATGCTGATTAACAGATATGGAGCGTCTGCCCTTCCGACTACAACTGAATTTTACTCTGCTTTTTTTCGGAAAGACACTTTGTCTTTGGTTTCCTGCAGTTTCTCTGAAAACTTGTCCTTGGTTTCCTCCATCCTCCCTGAAATGCGCCCTTTGGTCTCCTCCATTCTGCCCGAGAAGAGCTCTCTGGTCTCCTCCATCTTCTCAGAGAACCTCTCTTTCGTTACTTCCATTTTTTCTGACAGACGTTCTCTGGTCTCCTCCATTTTGTCCTGGAGGTACTCCTTGACCGGGGGCGGAGTAGAGACGTAACCATGCTTACGGAGGTATTTCACCGTGAGCGATGTTCCACCCAGTGTCACGGTGTACCTGGCTGGGGTGGCAatcttcacaaacacatgcacacacataaaatcaCACATCAGTCACTATGTTAATATGGAATACATTAAGTAACAATGACTTATTTAAATCAGTAATATTAGcacaatatcatttttatttataaacacaatAGTGTAATTTCCATTTAACTCCCTATCCCCCCCTCagtctgtttaaaatgatttttgttagATGCTGGAGTCTAATTTAAATGGCCATTACAAGTTACAATAGCTTGACAACTACCGTACTCCCAAactctttttggctggaccacaacagcggggccagccctactaACACGAAGGTccgtgactgagtgatgaagtcacaccattggtcggccgagttatgaagttactgCAAATCACTCTTATTACCGTATCGAAAAAGCTAAAGTTTTGGTTGGCAGACCttcatctgtctgtgtctgaggaAGGTCTGCCAAATGATGTCAGCATGTTTTAATGTAGTAATAAGATAGGTGTTATACTTAAAAGAAACCAGAGTGTGGGAGATATCATAGGTCCTGTAAGAAACATTAGATACATTTTAGCCATTACACTTACCTTATACATGGCATAGGCAGTCAGCGCATAGCCACTTTGAGAGTCCCTCAGCAAGCCAACAACTGTTTCGGGCAAACCGATAAACTCCAGAAATGGAACCACATTCACACCCCTTgcaaggaaaaaagaaatatgaaacactgttaaacaaaatacacacacagattggCACGTACAATTGGAGCACCTCGCAGGAACAACTGACCAGTGGCATTAAAATATTGACAGCTTAATTTCTGCAGTTTCATCGAAATACTTCTTCTACCGACGTACACCAActgtgtagcctactgtatattTGGGCAAAGTCTTGTGCAGGTGAACTAGTATGAAACTTGAGTGGTGGAATGTGATTTTTTGTAGTTTCACTATTGCAACTTGTTATCCACTTCATTAAAGCATATAACAGCTTTAAAATTCACAGTTGAgctattaatgggtgtaatttccACAACATAAATTACACTCATTAATATATCATCCGTAATTTCGAAGCTGTTATGTGCTACAAGTAAGCCGCTAACAAGTTGCTACATTAAACCTACAACAAATGGTTGCATTCCaccacattacagtacatcaccACCGCCAGCATGAAAATTTGCTTGGATATAGCCTACAGAGTTAGCTACTTTGGTAGAAGTAGTTCTTGATGAAACAATTCAGAAATTAAGCACTGTGGATGATCATGAGTAACCATGGGGATTGCATTTGGAAATCTGTGATTTAACTGATACTTTTCCTTAGTTCtaacaattaaatatttgttgttgttgtttggttcctttcattttcagccagcagccataccacagTCATGTATTTTTGTCAATCTGCTGAAGCTAAGAAGGACTAGGCTTGATCAATACTTCCATGGGAAATCCGGGAAAACTATGTTGCTCGAGGAAGAAATGgcaatttaggagcacatctactaaatGAGATGCATTAGGAAATTTTTGGAGCTTTGAGGTCACACGGAGATGGACCTGCAATGTGCGTTtttcagggtgagctgcagcgaATATCTAGAAAACTTGCTGTATTTCAGCTAAACTATCCAGATGCTGAGATGCAGAGATACCTTCATTTTTGGATGAACTGCTCTTTTAAATCATTCATAACTGACATCATTCAATGCCTAAATTCAATTGAGAAGAACAATTGAAACCAAACCAAAGCTGTACATATTCAGAGAACCTGTCCGAGTAGCATACACCAGGGGTTGTCAAAAAAAGGCCGGTTTTGggggctggtttttgttttagcccagcaccaaCACACCtaattctacttatcaaggtcttgattgaagaccacgattagttaattagttgttagtgctgggctaaaacaaaaaactgcacctACACTGTCCCTTTTCAGATGAGATCGAACACCACTGGCCTAGACAGTTTAGTCGTTTCCATGCAGAAACTATTACCTTGACTCACCAGTTTTACAGAAATTCTAGGGCGAAGAAACCAATTGGCTACTTCTCTATCCACACAGAGTGGACCAAATGGTTCAGTGAAAGTAGtaataaaaccacacaaacatgGTCATTACttaaatcatattaaaatgaCTCAACAATAAAGACATGGGTGTCTACAGCAGTGGTATTCACTCTTGCCCATTGGAGAGCTGCAGAGTAGGCCCTTGTTGCCTACCCCTTCATTTCAGTAACCAAGTCATACCAAAGAAAACAGGTGAGATGTGTTAACTGTAATCAGCTGCCTTACTTGATCAGTAAACAGCtaattaacaacaaaaacctacaCATGCTGCAGATCTCCAAAGGCAAGAATAAATTTGAATGATCCACACAAAGTTAATATAGTTAAACAACTGAAGTTCTTAAATTACGAGGCACttagcaaacaaataaatgattcaAAAATTGTGAAAAGGTCCATTTTCAGCATAGACCCAAGCGCTGGCAGCAATTTTGCAGGATGCTCTCATCCACATCTTCAGTACAAATCAAAACTTTGTGTGAAGAGGTGCAAGCCTGTGAGAAAGCAAGGATATTACTCACTTCATGGCACTGTAGTAGAATGCCCCAAACCATATGGAAGAAGTCAGGAGATGCACTGGGATCATCACTTTGCCGTACTGTTTGAAGGTCCTCTTGAACCTCTGGTAAAGGCCAATGGACTTGTCCTGGAGGGGATCGATCTCTGCAGGTTCCTCCGGGGGTTCTGCATGGGCCTGTGCTGATTCCGCTGCGTACTGTGAGCCTGTTTCGGCCTGGTTCTGAAGCGGGGCGGGTTGAGGCTCCTCCTCAGCCTTCGACTTGCCGGGTTTGGCAGTCCTCACTGCCACTGAGGTACTCACGCAGCGAAGGTGGGGAGCTGACCCCCCAGTGCACCGGACCCCCAAGGGCAGCCAGTGTGCACCAGGCCCCCGGAGCACACGGCGCAGGGTGCCCATCTGCCACATGGCTCTCTGGGACAGGAGACGAAGCATCTCCCCCTGTCACTTTGACCAGCAGTCCCTGTATGTGGTATCAACGCCAGCATTAAGGACATCAGGTAGGCTTCAGAAGTTAGGCTACTTCAGTCGATTTAATCGTAGAAGATGGTTCCTTCACCGGAGAAATTTTAATGCATAAACCACatcttaatatttaataaagaaaatggaaagcatttaaaatgtgcgAAGACGAATGCCATGACTGTAAGCTAGGCAGAAATAAACTAAACATACAATGCTGAATATAGCGCTACTCCCTTCAACGGTGTAGTAGTGCCAGAAACTCCAAAGTCCTAAGCACACCTAAAGGCGCGAGATGGGTTCGCTTATGTATTTTGAGAAATGCACCGACATTAATATAAAACCGATT carries:
- the fam210ab gene encoding uncharacterized protein C18orf19 homolog B translates to MLRLLSQRAMWQMGTLRRVLRGPGAHWLPLGVRCTGGSAPHLRCVSTSVAVRTAKPGKSKAEEEPQPAPLQNQAETGSQYAAESAQAHAEPPEEPAEIDPLQDKSIGLYQRFKRTFKQYGKVMIPVHLLTSSIWFGAFYYSAMKGVNVVPFLEFIGLPETVVGLLRDSQSGYALTAYAMYKIATPARYTVTLGGTSLTVKYLRKHGYVSTPPPVKEYLQDKMEETRERLSEKMEVTKERFSEKMEETRELFSGRMEETKGRISGRMEETKDKFSEKLQETKDKVSFRKKAE